The genomic segment atgcaataaggcaaaaccaggactggatcaacccatTTGGTAGTAAATCTAGTTATAAGTCTAAAGCAGGAATTCCCCTGCTAGCAATTCTATGACTCAGTCTGAAGGAGGAAGGATGGATACAATCCTAGCATTTATCACAGCTCAATAAGTAGCTTGTACAAGATAATACTCTCTTCCGATGGTACTGAATGGCATCCCCCTTTCTTCAGAGAAAGACCAAGTTTCATCTGCCAAAATTCAGTTTTCATGTGCAGGCCTGCCTTACCCAAGAGAATCTTATCTCAGTTTAATACCACGGAATTCTGAATAACGCAAGCAATAATTAAAGTAAGCATGGGAGGGAGGCTTCCTTACTCCTGGCATGCTTGCTGTAGTTTCTGGGAAGGATTCAGTTTGGGCTTGGTTAATGCCTTGAATTAAATTTAGAATCCTGATCGTGACACTGCAGTCTCCTCGCTGGAAAGGTGCTTGGAAGATAGCCAGATTTCTTAAATTTTGGGAACTGAAATAAAGAACTCAAATCCTGAAGCAAAGAGCTCAGTCTCCCAAAAGTGGTAATTTAAAGTCTTAGGAACTCGCCTTCCCAGACGGTTACCAGGAATAAAAAGATGCATTCCTAAACAGATTAAGCAGAGCATTGTGGAATAAGAGACACAGATTCTGTGATTAAGGGTGGGGAAATATTTAAACTTGCCTAGGTGCAAAGTTGCACCCATGGACCTTTtacctgattttcaaagagaaagaatGCATAgactttacctttgaaaatttgcctatgggtacaaagtacctgcaggctttgcacccaCTTTTGGTGCAGGTGAAATTTTGATGGAAAATAACATGATCCAGTCCCATTTCATTTTAGCTGGATTGAGGGGGCAAGATTTTCAGACTGTCCAAGTCATCTggctaaatagctttgaaaatgactcttCCCCGGAATAGACTCTGAAGAATTCAGAGTCTCCAGGGAATCAGGGCTCAGGGAAGTAACAGACCAGGCATTGAATGTCTGTTTTTCCCTCTGCTGTAACACTTGTTTGAGACTAGGGAGAGGGTCATAGGATGGGTGAGACCAGTTGCAGGTACAGAGGGGTTCTCAGAATAACAAGGTCACAACATAGTTGTATTTTCActcaattattttttattctggAATTAGCCATTTAGTCACAGAATaagtttaacttttattttacctttccTTGTGCTTTCTTGCAAAGATTGAAGGGTAACTAACAGATAAAACTGGAGCAGAAGCTAAACTGAATCATTTTCAGCCATTTTCACCACAATCTGCTTGCTTTGCAGAAGAGTCATTACCGATCCCTCAAACTTTAATCTTTCTGGGTTCATGAACCatacattttgggtttttttattttttagtttataaCTATGATGGACAATTATCATAGACAGAGCATGCGGACCCCAAACTGAGCTCTCTCCACTACTATAACTTCATTGGTTTCACACCCACTGCTCCcatgctgagtcctccctagtAATACAGCCTCATGGGTTCCACACCCACCATCCCCAGGCTGAGTCCTCCCCAGTACTACAGTCTCATGGGTCCCACATTCAATGATCCAGACCGAGCTCTCAGTACTACAAGCTCATGGGTTCCCCATCTTACTGTCCCTAAGCTGATCTCTCCTCAGGCACAGCTAGTAGAAGTTTAGTATCTGCATTATTCTGGTGCctcatttttctttccttatttttATCTTCTCCATGATTCATTTCTCCATAAGACTCCCAACGAGAGCAAATGTTACATTGAAAACATAGTTTCAAAAATTCAAGATCAAACCATGAATTGCTGTCATAGACCAGGCACAGCAGAATACTAGATGATGAGTTagatttatttttcatcttttcaGCTTGTTTCTcctttatttaggttttttctgtattcctttttctttgttgtctttctcctttctttctttgttcCTGCACCTCTTTTGCTCTCTTCACTCAGTTTTACTTTTTCTCGTCTTCCctcattctttttctttgttgcaGTATATGTGAATATTTATTAAGCTTCCTTTTTTCTGTCACACCCCCTCTCCCACAGGCAAGGAAGTTTTCATGAAGACATGATATCTCGCCTTTGGCTATGCAGTAGCAGTAGTCCTCTCAGCTAGCCGTTACTGTCATTTCTGCCAGTCTGTCAATGGAAGTGTCTCTCCTTCTTCTGTGGCTCTGTTCGGAGTAGGCTGTCTCATCTAGGAGGGAACGTACGAAGACAGCATAGATAGACTGCTTCACCTTCTTCTGGAAGTCTAGGCCCATGAAGAAATAGAGGAAAGGGTTTACACAACTGTTAAGGTAAGccaaggaagaagaaagaggactCCCTATGGTCATGGCTAGACCTTTCACATTCATAAgcttgaggaggaggaagatatgATAGGGTGTCCAACATAGGAAGAATGTCAAGATGATGGCTAAGATTACTTTGAATGGCTTCTTAGACTTAACAATGTTCTTTTGCTTTAGTTTGATAGCTATGATTATGTAGCATGTGAGAATGATCAGGAATGGAATCAGAAAGCCAAAAATAAATCGGTAAAGAAATATCGCCTGCTTATTGAGCTCCTTGTCCTGTGAGAGTTCGATGGAAAGCGTGATTGaacatttggttttgtttttggaaTCCAGTGCCACACCACGGAAGATATAGAAAGGCAGACTGGCCATGACAGCCAATACCCAGGAGAAAGCACCAAGCACCCAAGCCAGCCTTGGTTTTCGATGGTTTTTGGACCAGACTGGAAGGACCACCGAGGTGCAGCGATCCAAGCTGATGAAGACCAAGAGAAAAATGCTGCCAAACATATTGAAGTATTTTATGAAACTGTTGGCCTTGCACAAGAAGTCACCAAATGGCCAGTAGGAGAAGAAGGCATTCTTTACCAGGGGAATAGAGCGGGTGAAGGAGAAAAGGAAGTCCGCTATGGCCAGATTGAGGAACCATATACAGTTGACTGTCTTGCGTATCCTGAAACCAGTGATCCAGATAACCAGTCCATTTCCAAGCACTCCCAGGACAAATACAACACTGTAGAAGAAGACTTGGGTATAATCCATGATCTTCTCTATATCAATAGTGCCTTCTTCCTTGGATTTTTTCATGCTATTGATCATTAGGGTTATGTTGGAATCCATGAGTTCTGTATTACCAaggtaaaaacagaaaatgttaatgAATTCTTTCCTCTCACTTAACATATGGGATGCTGATACTGCCCAGCGAGCCAAGTTTTTTTGATAAAATAATTTATGTATTGGATAAAtattgagaaaaataattagCTAAGAAATatatctgtctctcacactcgtATCTAGATATAGTAAAAGATAAATATGGTCTGAGTTATCCAGCTTTTGCCTCAATAGTAACAATAGTGTATATTGGTTACTGAGATTTTTGTACAAGCACCATCAACATAGTAATGGATAAAAGTGATATAATACATTTTTCATATGGAAAAAAACGGGGCCGGCTCTTCCATTAGGTGAATATGCAGTCACTTAGAGCAGGATTTCCCAACTCTCTTCTGAAGGTATACCTATCctgttaggttttcaggatagccactatgaatatgcatgatatagatttgcatatactgtgtcttcaatgtatgcaaatctatctcatgtatattgattgcagatatcttgaaaacccgaccggATAGGTGTTGTCTGCAAGAGAGGGTTGGGAACACTGGCCTAGAGtgccaaactttggagggtggcAAAATCCGAGAAACTTCTGGGTGCCACCCATCCACTTTTAAGGAATGTCCAGTACTTCTGGGTGTACCTTGTTGTTCATCAACAGTGACAGCTAAGCGGAAGTGCTTCTGCTATCTCTATCTTCCCAGATCTCTCTCCTCTTTTGATTGGATGGGGGCTGTCAAGACATACTCCCATTTACTGCTCATTTCATTACCAGGTCAGGCCTTAGACGGCTAGCTATTGCAGCCACTGCTCCTGCTGTTTCTCTCGCTTTCTCCTCATGTATCAACTGGTAGGTAAAttgggaggagtggagaggatgcAAGGCTGAAGATTCGCCTAGGGTGCCTGATATCCTTCCACCAGCCCTGGAAGCCTTGATATATCTGAATGCTGATTGCTAATTTTGAAtacataaagcagagttgcttacctgtaacaggtgttctctgaggataccagaatgtcagtcctcacacatgaatTACATCacctgatggagcccagcatggaaagcGCATGTCAAAGTTTGaggattaaaataataaaataaaataagagcaaAACTCACAAAATGGAAACTCAACTCTGAGGGTAGTGAACAGGCTTCATGAGGAatgacatcctgctatcctcagttaagcaactctgctttctccaaggacaagcaggatggcagtcctcacacatggtgaaTCCATAGCTACAGGTtgctccccaacataaaaggCACCAAAAAAACAAgtaccaatgggcacaacaagaacaacaatGTTTTGTTGGTAACAGGAGGGGGGCAGCCTGAACAGAAATAATGTGCCCTAGgagggaacagagttgggttctacacctcagacAAGTTCCGAATGAtagattggccaaacctgctgtcgtgtcagccatccctatccagacagtcaTGAGATATGAGTGAGTGGATGGAACTCCATGTctcagctctgcagatctcctccatggggactgctTACAAGtaggccactgatgctgccacgGTTCAAActgagtgagccttgacatggcccccaaaaTGCAATCCAGAAGGCAGTACAATCTATTAGCCAATTGGAAAGTGCCTTCTTGGCAACGACGATCCCCAACTtgttctgatcaaaagaaacaaaaagttgagtggctGTCTATGGGAATCTGTCTgctccaaatttatttatttattatttatttatttatttatttaagagttttttatataccggggcacgttaaaaacatcaccccggttcacagtgtaacgtaacgtagcaacgggctttacaataatttagagtagataaacataggtaacgtagcaacaggctttacaataatttagagtagataaaCATAGGTAAACATTATTTAGATTTACAGCTATTCACAAGGTGTCAggtctttaactattcacaaaggTGTCAGGTATATGGTattggaggggggaaggaggatgggggtatttatataccggcaactaGAAgtctaaggctcttttgcaatccagacTATATAGGGCTTGTTCGTCTTGGTGCAAAAAAATGTTGGTAGGATCATGGACTTGTTAACATGGAAGTCtgataccaccttaggtaggaaattagggtgtgtacggaggaccaccctatcgtgaaaaaaattaatgtaaggtggataagtcagtaaggcctggagctcactgatcctgctTGCTGAAGTGACtgtcaccaaaaatatgaccttccaaatcaggtacttcagatcacaggagcacAGTGGCTCGAAAGGAACTTTAATCAGTTGAGCTaaaaccacactgaggtcccaggacacagtgGGAAGCTTTAggagaggcttcaactgaagcagaccttgCATGAACTGTACAACTATAGgatgtacagagatgggcttaccctCTACAACATGGTGATATGTGCCAATCACACTCAGGTGAACCCTAACAGACTTAGTCTTGAGATCAGTCTCCAAAAGGTAGTTAAATAGATTTTGTGGAGTGCAGAAAAAATGATTTAGGGTCTTTTGCTCACAgtacatggaaaacctcctccacttcagtgaataggactttctagtggaaggctttctggaagctacaAGCACCTGAGACATATTCTCCAAGAGACTGAATGGTTGTAGAATcaacctctcaatatccaggctgtgaggggcAGGGACTGGAGGTTGGTATGCCACCACCTGCCTTGATCGTAGGTGATAAAATCTGGAGAATACCCCAGTCTGATCAGTTTCCTATTCGATATCTCCTGAAGGCGTGGAAATCAGATTGGCCTCGGCCAATGAgcagctatgagaatcatagtccctttgtcccTGTAAAGCTTCAACAAAGTCTTCACTACCAGTGAAGTTGGAGGATGTGCATACAGGAGACCTGTATCCCAATAGTGGGTAAAGACAGCTAAGGCTGGACTGACATATGCAGTCTGAAGAACTTTTCTGTTCCAAGGAGTAGTAAACAGATCTACCTCTGGGCTTCCCCACAGGTGGAAGATCCAATTCACTACCCCTAGGTCCTGAGACCATTTGTGATGTTGAAAGAAGTGACTCAGTCCATCCACAATTGCATTCTGTGTACCTGCCAGATACATGGCTctgagcactagagatgtgaatcgtgtgatcgatagtcttaacgatcgattttggctgggggggagggaatcggatcgacgcggttttgtttttttaaatatcgtgtaaatcgtaaattgggggagggcaggaaaaccggcacactaaaacaaccctaaaacccaccccgaccctttaaaataaatcccccaccctcccgaacccccccaaaatgtcttaaattacctggggtccagtgggggggtcccggtgtgatcttccactctcgggccatgggtgcattgatagaaatggcgccggcgctattttggttcctgtcccccgacgtcacgagcgtaggagatcgctcccggacccccgctggacccccagggacttttggccagcttgggggggcctcctgacccccacaagacttgccaaaagtccagcgggggtccgggaatgacctcctgcactcgaatcgtgttgccgtacggccggcgccattttgcaaaatggcgccggccatatggccattttgcaatacggcaacacgattcgagtgcaggaggtcccccccctgctggacttttggcaagtcttgtgggggtcaggaggccccccccaagctggccaaaagtccctgggggtccagcgggggtccgggagcgatctcctacgctcgtgacgtcgggggacaggaaccaaaatggcgccggcgccatttctatcaacgcacccgtggcccgagagtggaagatcacactgggacccccccactggaccccaggtaatttaagacattttgggggggttcgggagggtgggggatttattttaaagggtcggggtgggttttagggttgttttagtgtgccggctttcccgccctcccccttcccccgatttacgatttttgacgataaatcaggggaattcctattatatatcacctctaatgatttttgatgatttaaaatatatcggacgatattttaaatcgtcaaaaaacgattcacatccctactgagcaccatcctgtgggagAGGGCCCATAACCATATCTGGAATGCTTCCtaacacaggaggtacgatcccaaagctccctgcttgttgacatatctCATTGCTTCTTGGTTGTCAGTCTGCATCAGCACAATTCTGTTTGAttgctgatctctgaaagcccatacgTGATTGCCCGGAGcttcaggaaattgatttgacacaGTCATTCCTGGACAGACCATAGACCCTGGGTGCAGAGCCCCCCAGTCCATGGGGGGTTGCATCCGTCTTTAGCACAATTTGGACCCGAGAACTTTGGAAGGAAACCCCCCATTCCAGATAGGAATTAACTCGCCATAGGACAAGGAATCCTGGAGGGATGGGTTGATGCAGATGTAGTCCCATAGATCCTGTGTAGCTTGTCGCTACTGGGACCTTAGGGTCTGTTGGGCTCTTTACATGTTCAAACGTGTCAAGGGAGTAACATATACTGAATagaccatgtggcccaacagtctCAAAATGTGCCATGCTGAAACTTGCTGGCTCGCTTGAATCTGCTGCAATGGCCATCAGATTGATGGCCTGTTGCTGGGGCAGGAAGGTCTTGGCCTTAGCCGTATCTAGCAGGGCTCCAGTGAAGTTCAGTTtcagtgatgggctgagatgtgACTTgaggtagttgatgatgaaccctattGAGTCTAGCACCCAGTTAGGCGAGCACATGGCCTCCATGGCTCCTGCCCAATAGGTACTTTTGAATAgctaatcatccagataagggaaaacatggacTCTCAACCTACGAAGTTGCGCTGCCAGCACAGATAAGCATTTCATGAAGATACGTGCGGCTGATGCTAACCCAAACAGCAGGATTTCTCCTGCTACTCAGCCTTATCCTATCTTCATGATGTCTCCCTAGAagcagaggccctcagtgagCCTCATCACTAGACTTGTCAAGCTactcctcactgcccttgccacCCAAGTCCCAGCACTATGAAGCTGTTGCCTTTTCAGAAGCTTCTTGTCTtttcatggtgtcacttctgtCTCTGTGAGCTAACTCTTGTTCTTGCCTTGGCTTATGCCTTGCTTTGTGGTCTATGGGCCTTCGGTCTTGCCATTTCTTGAGGCCCTTGGGCTTATCTTGCCTTGTTTTCTGTCTTGAGGCTGTCTGGCCTATTGTCTCTTGTATCCTGCCCTGAGGCCTTTGGGACTATTCTGCCTGTTCTaa from the Rhinatrema bivittatum chromosome 14, aRhiBiv1.1, whole genome shotgun sequence genome contains:
- the LOC115076129 gene encoding chemokine-like receptor 1, with product MDSNITLMINSMKKSKEEGTIDIEKIMDYTQVFFYSVVFVLGVLGNGLVIWITGFRIRKTVNCIWFLNLAIADFLFSFTRSIPLVKNAFFSYWPFGDFLCKANSFIKYFNMFGSIFLLVFISLDRCTSVVLPVWSKNHRKPRLAWVLGAFSWVLAVMASLPFYIFRGVALDSKNKTKCSITLSIELSQDKELNKQAIFLYRFIFGFLIPFLIILTCYIIIAIKLKQKNIVKSKKPFKVILAIILTFFLCWTPYHIFLLLKLMNVKGLAMTIGSPLSSSLAYLNSCVNPFLYFFMGLDFQKKVKQSIYAVFVRSLLDETAYSEQSHRRRRDTSIDRLAEMTVTAS